A region of Polyangiaceae bacterium DNA encodes the following proteins:
- a CDS encoding response regulator translates to MGAQATAWDRNEGRSDTKVGQSERFGGVRADFVATLGRRVLELRAAVARLGEDASSSARRDDLRRRVHALAAAARLLRFNKLAAELAGSEALVDRIAQRGKLTEEDAKQLCELLDRLPELAWSEAALVDPDSVPRPGSTPPRPMIAPDVPRDASEDIVAKQTKFDAPQTILFVGPAHLAEGLATEDDPESFEIERTDDFAKAADLARALAPDVIVIDADKPSARQLVAALLADPMTEEAPIILLGRFVKADDAALYAALGVARTLPKPVSPSALRKAIIEVTASYVKREIARAPIGEVTLDELGKRLAEELRRGLCDAADERARQMRISCGEGSEMLAALWGTVARIRDLVTIESRGAVRFVQSGPEGALPYAPWFGETNARGDQASRVRSLGEARGTKGASLERMSIVVADDDAAITWFLAGVLRSAGATVYEARDGERAFELACEHSPDLVLSDIVMPGLDGFALCRAIKRDFALRDVPVVLLSWKEDLLQRVRELGAGADGYMRKEASAASIVQRLREILGPRLRVAERLARGGEVRGRLEGLTPRTLLSLACTHLPASTLTVRDARDLYEVEIREGHPVRATRTTADGSYERGPGVLARLLGVGSGRFVVVPIAHDDVERLSAARPDLFGSLAEQLVPPIASARAAQRLLSGGSLMLATRVEVDLGVLGSLVDAMPDRARSVLRAIADGASPRDIVVSGSTPARLVEDVLCDAAAHGAISAIVGASGTDLLTPAVQAESERLRGIRRLEPVVVPPLSEVLPEPVSSTPQPVSAVIDRSATPLPAVVRDEPSPAAPIVETNATKHQVEDKPRETLRAAEKPAVLVTPHDDDDDDATTLALLGQSPVSHAAAPKVSANDFTPDVISGVQTYMPPPVAPVVAPEPAPASKGLLGQTATKASDVASESAAVEAAKGEQASGLSPAPLKRAPLEAIAPSVRPPSSEKAPLKAKSASPKPAAVSKKVSPKPPVAKPVTRVVPPMTLGSLEPPPVEELPPPRTALPSSHAPRPRMAEAEVHAGMQAAEPPKRDNSRMRVGAWILFALAGVVFAVGSRVSHQRSLEAAQAQQAAQVAEPADTEAVQAVEPAPEAPVETATSLDRKEGESADFPVLPQDLPLRKEDKVPKGQGLLEVVAGPSDTIFVDGQLIGTGPVVKVPLAPKKDPYEIRLRLRGEERVRFALVKEGRMSRLRIAPPWSR, encoded by the coding sequence ATGGGTGCGCAAGCGACCGCATGGGACCGAAACGAAGGCCGCTCCGATACGAAAGTCGGGCAAAGTGAACGATTTGGAGGCGTACGAGCGGACTTCGTCGCCACCCTGGGACGCCGCGTCCTCGAACTGCGAGCTGCCGTGGCAAGACTGGGCGAAGATGCGTCGTCGTCCGCAAGGCGCGATGACCTGCGCCGCCGCGTGCATGCGCTCGCTGCCGCTGCAAGGCTGCTTCGCTTCAACAAGCTCGCCGCCGAGCTCGCGGGGAGCGAAGCCCTGGTCGACCGCATCGCTCAGCGCGGGAAACTCACCGAGGAAGACGCGAAACAACTGTGCGAGCTGCTCGATAGGCTGCCCGAGCTGGCCTGGAGCGAAGCGGCGCTCGTGGATCCGGACTCCGTGCCGCGTCCGGGAAGCACGCCGCCTCGCCCCATGATCGCCCCCGACGTACCACGGGACGCGAGCGAAGATATCGTTGCAAAGCAAACGAAATTCGATGCACCTCAAACGATTTTGTTTGTCGGACCCGCGCACCTCGCCGAGGGGCTCGCGACCGAAGACGACCCGGAATCGTTCGAGATCGAACGAACGGATGACTTTGCAAAAGCCGCGGATCTTGCCCGAGCGCTCGCGCCCGATGTGATCGTGATCGACGCGGACAAACCGAGCGCCCGGCAGCTCGTCGCGGCGCTGCTGGCCGATCCGATGACGGAAGAAGCTCCCATCATCCTGCTCGGTCGGTTCGTAAAAGCCGACGATGCAGCGCTCTACGCAGCGCTCGGGGTGGCTCGAACGCTGCCGAAGCCGGTGTCACCAAGCGCCTTGCGCAAAGCGATCATCGAGGTGACCGCGAGCTACGTGAAGCGCGAGATCGCGCGCGCTCCGATCGGTGAAGTGACACTCGACGAGCTTGGCAAACGCCTGGCCGAAGAGCTGCGACGAGGTCTCTGCGATGCGGCCGATGAACGAGCGCGACAGATGCGGATCTCATGCGGCGAAGGCAGCGAAATGCTCGCGGCGCTTTGGGGCACGGTCGCACGCATTCGGGACCTCGTGACGATCGAGTCGCGGGGGGCCGTGAGGTTCGTGCAGAGCGGGCCGGAAGGCGCGCTGCCGTATGCACCATGGTTCGGCGAGACAAACGCGCGCGGCGATCAAGCGAGCCGCGTGCGATCGCTCGGAGAAGCGCGCGGAACGAAAGGTGCGTCGCTCGAGCGCATGAGCATCGTCGTCGCGGATGACGATGCAGCGATCACGTGGTTCTTGGCCGGCGTGCTTCGTTCCGCCGGAGCAACCGTGTACGAAGCGCGCGACGGCGAGCGGGCGTTCGAGCTTGCGTGTGAGCATTCGCCGGACCTCGTCCTCAGCGACATCGTGATGCCGGGCCTCGATGGGTTTGCGCTGTGCCGAGCGATCAAGCGGGATTTTGCGCTGCGCGACGTGCCCGTGGTGCTCCTGTCGTGGAAGGAAGACCTTTTGCAGCGCGTGCGAGAGCTCGGTGCAGGCGCGGATGGGTACATGCGCAAGGAAGCGAGTGCCGCGTCGATCGTGCAGCGACTGCGCGAGATCCTCGGGCCGCGGCTTCGCGTGGCGGAACGTTTGGCACGAGGTGGCGAAGTGCGCGGGCGCCTGGAAGGTTTGACGCCACGAACCCTGCTTTCGCTGGCCTGTACGCATCTGCCCGCATCGACGCTGACCGTGCGCGATGCGCGTGACCTGTACGAAGTGGAAATTCGTGAGGGGCATCCCGTGCGGGCCACTCGCACGACCGCCGATGGATCGTACGAACGTGGCCCCGGGGTGCTTGCGAGGCTGCTTGGCGTTGGCTCGGGTCGGTTTGTCGTGGTACCCATCGCGCATGATGACGTCGAACGCTTGTCGGCTGCGCGTCCTGACTTGTTCGGGTCGCTTGCCGAGCAATTGGTCCCGCCGATTGCTTCGGCCCGAGCGGCGCAGCGCCTGCTTTCGGGTGGTTCGCTGATGCTCGCGACACGCGTCGAAGTGGACCTCGGCGTGCTCGGATCGCTCGTGGACGCGATGCCGGATCGTGCGCGATCCGTGCTGCGGGCGATCGCGGACGGCGCGTCGCCGCGGGACATCGTCGTGAGCGGTTCGACGCCTGCGCGCCTCGTTGAGGACGTGCTCTGCGATGCTGCGGCGCACGGAGCCATCAGCGCGATCGTGGGTGCGTCGGGTACGGACTTGCTCACGCCGGCCGTGCAAGCGGAGTCGGAGCGGCTTCGAGGTATCCGGAGGTTGGAGCCGGTGGTCGTTCCGCCGCTCTCCGAAGTGCTGCCGGAGCCCGTGTCGAGCACGCCGCAGCCGGTGTCGGCCGTGATCGATCGCTCGGCCACGCCTCTACCGGCGGTCGTACGTGACGAACCTTCACCAGCCGCGCCGATTGTCGAGACGAACGCGACGAAGCATCAGGTCGAAGACAAGCCGCGCGAAACGTTGCGTGCTGCGGAAAAACCGGCGGTGCTCGTCACGCCGCACGATGACGACGATGACGATGCAACGACGCTTGCGCTTTTGGGACAGAGCCCCGTTTCGCATGCTGCAGCACCAAAGGTTTCCGCGAACGACTTCACGCCGGACGTCATCAGCGGAGTGCAAACCTACATGCCGCCGCCCGTGGCGCCGGTTGTCGCACCGGAGCCTGCGCCGGCGTCGAAGGGTTTGCTGGGACAAACAGCAACCAAAGCATCCGACGTCGCGTCTGAATCCGCAGCCGTCGAGGCTGCGAAGGGCGAGCAGGCGTCTGGTTTGTCGCCGGCGCCGCTGAAGCGCGCGCCGCTGGAAGCGATTGCTCCGAGCGTGAGGCCGCCGTCATCCGAAAAAGCGCCGCTCAAAGCAAAGTCCGCATCGCCGAAGCCTGCGGCTGTGTCGAAGAAGGTGTCACCGAAGCCTCCCGTGGCGAAGCCGGTCACGAGGGTGGTGCCGCCGATGACGTTGGGATCGCTCGAGCCGCCGCCGGTCGAGGAATTGCCGCCGCCGCGCACGGCATTGCCGTCGTCGCACGCGCCGCGTCCGCGTATGGCGGAGGCCGAGGTGCATGCGGGCATGCAAGCGGCGGAGCCGCCGAAACGGGACAATTCGCGAATGCGCGTGGGCGCGTGGATTCTGTTTGCTTTAGCGGGCGTTGTGTTTGCCGTGGGAAGCCGAGTTTCGCATCAACGCAGCCTGGAAGCGGCGCAAGCGCAGCAAGCGGCCCAAGTGGCAGAACCTGCGGACACGGAGGCTGTTCAGGCGGTGGAACCCGCTCCGGAAGCGCCCGTGGAAACGGCGACATCGCTCGACAGGAAAGAAGGGGAGTCGGCGGATTTCCCGGTATTGCCGCAGGATTTGCCATTGCGAAAAGAAGACAAGGTGCCCAAGGGGCAGGGATTGCTCGAAGTGGTCGCGGGTCCATCGGACACGATTTTCGTCGACGGGCAGCTCATTGGGACGGGCCCGGTGGTCAAGGTGCCGCTTGCGCCGAAGAAGGATCCGTACGAAATTCGTTTGCGGCTTCGAGGTGAAGAGCGCGTGCGTTTTGCGCTCGTCAAAGAAGGCCGAATGTCTCGGCTGCGTATTGCTCCGCCGTGGTCTCGTTGA
- a CDS encoding sulfatase-like hydrolase/transferase, with protein MVSLKVRFAPILLALGLGLSAGCNGCNQKGVGDKPTPAPPSSAEAPAFPAGRVMTDLIEELPACDIEHRGILFDAGTPAMTGRYAWTGTAPPGVENVEHDASTWIRVSSRTLKVFFMVPEPSHVFVATRALGHASKSASVLLDDQPLGTLNFIRDQVRVATTPVTNLPVDAGMHTLTFRFSGKVRDDDAFVDIDWIRIGIPDESTVTFGAPTLRDIVTTRAALSGVPHRALAMRGPGALRCTLRWPPGARLRTSIGLMGAGEADATIRILRDGEKPTELLVQHVTGGDKAVWTDVDLPLDEYAGKLSTIELGMEATPPGSRVMFGDPSIVLLAPPPPATAKARAVVVVVMGSVERAALPPWHGAPTPQLPALSDLALTATTFHRHRAPTTFPGSVVASLLTALPPRGHTVTDLGARMPSWQTTLGGIAHDASIRAAMFTGVPSTFKSFGFGSGWEHFVEYPPYGNDPATAPLDGAAAWMTDVLRQAPDARLLVVVHSRGGHPPWDITPKELALLPPSKYTGVIEPRRGAQQLASARKRKNKRDVLSTQDQERVRALEAAALADEDRALGNLVTALKTAGIWENTVFVVTGDVSTGAASLYDEGTDLAEPFLTLPLYVRFPEGRHGGTHVNLPTEIWDITQTAISALGISFSRQGLGRDLSGVASGLEDSTAEPQIATLDERYSARWGELIMTGRYDGVPSLCDLSLDPMCAFNRRDTMPVAAQALFRRIMARDQSTRVDVRKREPASFDNDTVAALRVWGTID; from the coding sequence GTGGTCTCGTTGAAGGTTCGTTTTGCTCCCATTCTCTTGGCGCTCGGGCTCGGGCTGAGCGCCGGATGCAATGGGTGCAATCAAAAAGGCGTGGGCGACAAACCCACGCCTGCGCCGCCTTCGAGTGCCGAGGCGCCTGCATTCCCTGCAGGTCGCGTCATGACGGATCTCATCGAAGAGCTTCCAGCTTGTGACATCGAGCATCGGGGCATTTTGTTCGATGCGGGCACACCGGCGATGACCGGCCGCTATGCGTGGACCGGGACGGCTCCTCCTGGCGTCGAAAATGTCGAACACGACGCATCGACGTGGATCCGCGTTTCTTCGCGCACGTTGAAGGTGTTTTTCATGGTACCCGAGCCGAGCCATGTATTCGTTGCAACTCGCGCGCTCGGGCATGCATCGAAATCGGCATCGGTTTTACTGGACGATCAGCCGCTCGGAACGCTGAACTTCATTCGGGATCAAGTTCGAGTGGCCACGACGCCGGTGACGAATCTCCCCGTCGACGCCGGCATGCACACGCTCACATTTCGATTTTCCGGTAAAGTGCGCGATGACGATGCATTCGTCGACATCGATTGGATTCGTATTGGTATCCCCGACGAGAGCACGGTGACGTTCGGGGCTCCGACGTTGCGGGACATCGTGACGACGCGTGCGGCGCTGTCGGGGGTGCCGCATCGGGCGCTCGCAATGCGTGGGCCTGGGGCATTGCGGTGCACGTTGCGCTGGCCTCCGGGAGCGCGGCTGCGCACGTCGATTGGGCTCATGGGCGCGGGCGAGGCCGATGCAACGATACGCATTTTGCGTGACGGGGAAAAACCCACGGAGCTACTCGTGCAGCACGTCACGGGTGGGGACAAAGCGGTATGGACCGACGTCGACCTACCGCTTGATGAATATGCGGGGAAGTTGTCGACGATCGAGCTCGGCATGGAAGCCACGCCACCGGGTTCGCGGGTGATGTTCGGCGATCCATCGATTGTTCTGCTTGCGCCTCCGCCGCCTGCAACGGCGAAAGCGCGGGCCGTCGTGGTGGTGGTGATGGGCAGTGTCGAGCGCGCAGCGCTGCCGCCATGGCATGGCGCGCCAACCCCGCAACTGCCTGCGCTTTCCGACTTGGCGCTCACGGCGACGACGTTTCATCGTCACCGTGCTCCGACGACGTTTCCCGGCAGCGTCGTGGCGTCGCTCTTGACCGCCTTGCCGCCTCGAGGGCATACCGTGACGGACCTTGGTGCGCGAATGCCGTCGTGGCAAACGACGCTGGGGGGCATTGCGCATGACGCGAGCATTCGAGCGGCCATGTTCACGGGGGTCCCGTCGACATTCAAGTCATTCGGATTTGGAAGCGGTTGGGAGCATTTCGTCGAATATCCTCCGTATGGCAACGATCCAGCGACCGCGCCGCTCGATGGCGCCGCAGCGTGGATGACCGATGTATTGCGACAAGCGCCGGATGCGCGCTTGCTCGTGGTGGTGCATTCGCGCGGAGGCCATCCGCCGTGGGACATCACGCCGAAGGAATTGGCGCTGCTTCCGCCGAGCAAATACACGGGCGTGATCGAACCGCGTCGAGGCGCGCAGCAATTGGCGAGCGCTCGCAAGAGAAAGAACAAGCGGGATGTCCTTTCGACGCAGGATCAGGAGCGAGTTCGGGCGCTCGAAGCGGCGGCGCTGGCTGACGAAGATCGGGCGCTCGGCAATTTGGTGACGGCGTTGAAAACGGCGGGTATATGGGAAAACACCGTATTCGTCGTGACGGGCGATGTGAGCACCGGTGCTGCGTCGCTGTATGACGAAGGAACCGACTTGGCCGAACCATTTTTGACGTTGCCGCTCTACGTGCGGTTTCCCGAAGGCCGTCATGGTGGCACGCACGTGAATTTGCCCACGGAAATATGGGATATCACGCAAACGGCGATATCGGCGCTGGGCATTTCGTTTTCACGGCAGGGGCTCGGGCGGGACCTGTCCGGCGTGGCATCGGGCCTCGAAGATTCCACGGCCGAGCCACAGATTGCGACGCTGGATGAGCGATATTCGGCGCGTTGGGGCGAGCTCATCATGACGGGGCGTTACGACGGAGTGCCCTCACTTTGCGATTTGTCGCTCGATCCGATGTGCGCTTTCAATCGTCGCGATACGATGCCCGTGGCGGCGCAGGCGCTGTTCCGGCGGATCATGGCGCGGGATCAATCGACGCGGGTGGATGTGCGGAAACGCGAGCCGGCATCGTTCGACAATGATACAGTGGCGGCGCTCCGAGTGTGGGGGACGATCGATTAG